A genomic segment from Triticum dicoccoides isolate Atlit2015 ecotype Zavitan chromosome 1A, WEW_v2.0, whole genome shotgun sequence encodes:
- the LOC119268478 gene encoding uncharacterized protein LOC119268478: MDASRDTRLPAHCMSNLCLSRERDAIATPMPRWSFDSVRGGGPGIHGDASSASERRPCREFIKRLPRSFILCKRYPSASTRQGPTESLGGLLRMMRSIGCRKRMDGKSGGGSWRQAPAPVRQLFRRVRRAMLRPKHRAVSFEYDLKSYFQNFDDGLVPAHRL, encoded by the exons ATGGATGCCTCGAGGGACACGAGGCTTCCCGCTCATTGCATGTCCAACCTTTGCCTTTCACGGGAGAGAGATGCCATCGCCACGCCGATGCCGCGTTGGTCTTTTGACT CCGTGCGTGGTGGCGGGCCGGGCATCCATGGAGACGCGTCGTCGGCGTCGGAGCGCCGTCCATGCCGTGAGTTTATAAAACGGCTGCCGAGGAGCTTCATTTTGTGCAAACG GTACCCGTCCGCATCAACTCGTCAAGGACCAACGGAGTCTCTAGGAGGATTGTTGCGCATGATGAGGAGCATTGGCTGCCGGAAGAGGATGGACGGGAAGAGCGGCGGCGGGTCGTGGCGGCAGGCGCCGGCGCCGGTGAGGCAGCTGTTCCGAAGGGTGAGACGCGCCATGCTGCGGCCAAAACACCGGGCCGTGAGCTTCGAGTATGACCTCAAGAGCTACTTCCAGAACTTCGACGATGGCCTCGTCCCCGCCCACCGCCTCTAG